One window from the genome of Myripristis murdjan chromosome 6, fMyrMur1.1, whole genome shotgun sequence encodes:
- the tmem168b gene encoding transmembrane protein 168 isoform X2 — protein MCRFLRYCVSHCLHAAMTRLEEVNGEVSMWSSVRFLGYLSGLNLLLALCLGLYVRWENTEESTILVAFVLALFVLGIASILYYYFNMEKVSLSLLHLWLGFLLGLLCFLNSPALKNDVKEQATNYMLLASIALRTLWALLERVCGCTRYRAAFLTSAEFLELAGFAISSTVLLIQKSVSVMVLVMALATIIVALRVKALLALPNLVCFAVITAVLFFRSLDINTNPFALACFFSQLICDPLLDVYFSGLSVTECWQPFLLWRGLWRKLTLLPVLVVELIFVIIAARKLADLDRWYLTIPGFLVFGLFWVISHMAFVITVWGFHTKLSDCQRVCLSSGVGNLDKVMASKGMRHYCLISDRLVSCTLVSSIVLVALSWQASSSIFMSTFLLVLPLESLFHGLFHELGNCLGGTCVGYALVIPTNYCSPDGQPLLLPPDQVQELNLRSTGMLNNVQRFFAHHLIEPFGCDYSTSGVTLEALQAKVKSFMELRTADGPRYDTYIIFYSGHTHRSGEWALTGGDTLRLEEIVDWWREKNGRFCSRLILVLDCENSLPWVREVRNVEGVYMAVQGAELARVTDIELQDRPQLGDFTSQWVEYNCNTNSDIQWSEKGRAVSAAYGISKHWSDYTLHLPTESDVTKHWRTYFPSVASPVVQLAVQSEGPNQHGLCSVCLRCIRRIKLNWFPPAILDTGQGFKLVRS, from the exons ATGTGTCGTTTTCTACGCTACTGTGTCAGTCACTGTCTGCATGCGGCAATGACCAGACTGGAGGAGGTCAATGGAGAGGTTAGTATGTGGTCCTCTGTCCGGTTCCTGGGCTACTTGTCCGGCCTCAACCTGCTGCTCGCCCTGTGTCTGGGGCTCTACGTGCGGTGGGAGAACACGGAGGAGTCCACCATTCTCGTCGCCTTTGTTTTGGCTCTGTTTGTCCTCGGAATAGCAAGTATACTTTACTACTACTTCAACATGGAGAAAGTGAGCCTGAGCCTCCTCCACCTGTGGCTCGGCTTTTTGCTGGGTCTGCTTTGTTTCCTCAACAGCCCTGCGCTCAAAAACGACGTCAAAGAGCAGGCGACTAACTATATGCTGCTGGCCAGTATTGCTTTAAGGACGCTGTGGGCCCTTctggagagagtgtgtggatGCACCAGATACCGAGCCGCCTTTCTCACCTCAGCAGAGTTCCTGGAGCTGGCAGGTTTCGCCATCTCCAGCACTGTGCTGCTCATTCAGAAATCAGTGAGTGTGATGGTGCTGGTGATGGCCCTGGCCACAATCATAGTTGCCCTGCGGGTGAAAGCTCTCCTGGCTCTGCCCAACTTGGTCTGCTTTGCTGTCATCACCGCCGTGCTGTTCTTCAGATCCCTGGATATCAACACCAACCCGTTTGCCCTCGCCTGCTTCTTCAGCCAGCTCATCTGTGACCCCCTGCTTGATGTCTACTTCAGTGGTCTGTCGGTGACAGAGTGCTGGCAGCCTTTTCTGCTCTGGAGGGGCTTGTGGCGTAAGCTCACCCTGTTGCCTGTCCTGGTGGTGGAGCTGATCTTCGTCATCATCGCAGCTCGGAAGCTGGCAGACCTGGACCGCTGGTACCTAACAATCCCAGGGTTCCTGGTGTTTGGCCTCTTTTGGGTCATTTCCCACATGGCGTTTGTCATCACAGTGTGGGGttttcacaccaaactcagcgACTGCCAGAGGGTGTGCCTGTCTTCGGGAGTTGGGAACCTGGACAAAGTCATGGCCTCCAAGGGTATGAGGCACTACTGCCTCATCTCTGACCGTCTAGTGAGCTGCACGCTGGTGTCATCTATAGTCCTTGTTGCACTTTCATGGCAG GCCTCCAGCAGTATCTTCATGAGCACGTTTCTACTGGTGCTGCCTCTGGAGTCTCTGTTCCATGGGCTTTTCCACGAGCTGGGAAACTGCCTGGGAGGGACCTGTGTGGGCTACGCACTGGTCATCCCCACCAACTACTGCAG TCCAGACGGGCAGCCCCTGCTGCTTCCTCCAGACCAGGTGCAGGAGTTGAACTTGCGTTCCACCGGCATGCTGAACAATGTGCAGCGTTTCTTCGCCCACCACCTCATTGAGCCATTTGGCTGCGACTATTCCACCAGTGGCGTGACTCTGGAGGCCCTGCAGGCCAAGGTCAAATCCTTCATGGAGCTCCGCACTGCTGACGGCCCCCGTTACGACACCTATATTATCTTCTACAGCGGTCACACCCATCGCTCAGGAGAGTGGGCATTGACAG GAGGCGACACTCTTCGCCTGGAGGAGATCGTGGATTGGTGGAGGGAGAAGAACGGCAGGTTCTGTTCCCGCCTCATCCTTGTGCTGGACTGTGAGAACTCCCTGCCATGGGTGAGAGAGGTCAGGAACGTGGAAGGCGTGTACATGGCTGTGCAGGGTGCAGAGCTTGCCCGGGTGACTGACATCGAGCTGCAGGACAGACCCCAGCTCGGGGACTTCACCTCGCAGTGGGTGGAGTATAACTGCAACACCAACAGTGACATCCAGTGGTCTGAGAAGGGCAGGGCAGTCTCCGCCGCCTACGGCATCTCCAAACACTGGAGTGACTACACGCTGCACCTGCCCACAGAGAGTGACGTCACCAAGCACTGGAGGACGTACTTCCCCAGTGTGGCCTCCCCGGTGGTCCAGCTAGCCGTCCAGTCTGAGGGCCCAAACCAGCACGGGCTCTGCAGCGTCTGCTTAAGATGCATCCGGAGAATCAAACTCAACTGGTTCCCACCTGCTATACTGGACACCGGCCAGGGCTTCAAGCTGGTCAGATCTTAG
- the tmem168b gene encoding transmembrane protein 168 isoform X1, which yields MCRFLRYCVSHCLHAAMTRLEEVNGEVSMWSSVRFLGYLSGLNLLLALCLGLYVRWENTEESTILVAFVLALFVLGIASILYYYFNMEKVSLSLLHLWLGFLLGLLCFLNSPALKNDVKEQATNYMLLASIALRTLWALLERVCGCTRYRAAFLTSAEFLELAGFAISSTVLLIQKSVSVMVLVMALATIIVALRVKALLALPNLVCFAVITAVLFFRSLDINTNPFALACFFSQLICDPLLDVYFSGLSVTECWQPFLLWRGLWRKLTLLPVLVVELIFVIIAARKLADLDRWYLTIPGFLVFGLFWVISHMAFVITVWGFHTKLSDCQRVCLSSGVGNLDKVMASKGMRHYCLISDRLVSCTLVSSIVLVALSWQVETASSSIFMSTFLLVLPLESLFHGLFHELGNCLGGTCVGYALVIPTNYCSPDGQPLLLPPDQVQELNLRSTGMLNNVQRFFAHHLIEPFGCDYSTSGVTLEALQAKVKSFMELRTADGPRYDTYIIFYSGHTHRSGEWALTGGDTLRLEEIVDWWREKNGRFCSRLILVLDCENSLPWVREVRNVEGVYMAVQGAELARVTDIELQDRPQLGDFTSQWVEYNCNTNSDIQWSEKGRAVSAAYGISKHWSDYTLHLPTESDVTKHWRTYFPSVASPVVQLAVQSEGPNQHGLCSVCLRCIRRIKLNWFPPAILDTGQGFKLVRS from the exons ATGTGTCGTTTTCTACGCTACTGTGTCAGTCACTGTCTGCATGCGGCAATGACCAGACTGGAGGAGGTCAATGGAGAGGTTAGTATGTGGTCCTCTGTCCGGTTCCTGGGCTACTTGTCCGGCCTCAACCTGCTGCTCGCCCTGTGTCTGGGGCTCTACGTGCGGTGGGAGAACACGGAGGAGTCCACCATTCTCGTCGCCTTTGTTTTGGCTCTGTTTGTCCTCGGAATAGCAAGTATACTTTACTACTACTTCAACATGGAGAAAGTGAGCCTGAGCCTCCTCCACCTGTGGCTCGGCTTTTTGCTGGGTCTGCTTTGTTTCCTCAACAGCCCTGCGCTCAAAAACGACGTCAAAGAGCAGGCGACTAACTATATGCTGCTGGCCAGTATTGCTTTAAGGACGCTGTGGGCCCTTctggagagagtgtgtggatGCACCAGATACCGAGCCGCCTTTCTCACCTCAGCAGAGTTCCTGGAGCTGGCAGGTTTCGCCATCTCCAGCACTGTGCTGCTCATTCAGAAATCAGTGAGTGTGATGGTGCTGGTGATGGCCCTGGCCACAATCATAGTTGCCCTGCGGGTGAAAGCTCTCCTGGCTCTGCCCAACTTGGTCTGCTTTGCTGTCATCACCGCCGTGCTGTTCTTCAGATCCCTGGATATCAACACCAACCCGTTTGCCCTCGCCTGCTTCTTCAGCCAGCTCATCTGTGACCCCCTGCTTGATGTCTACTTCAGTGGTCTGTCGGTGACAGAGTGCTGGCAGCCTTTTCTGCTCTGGAGGGGCTTGTGGCGTAAGCTCACCCTGTTGCCTGTCCTGGTGGTGGAGCTGATCTTCGTCATCATCGCAGCTCGGAAGCTGGCAGACCTGGACCGCTGGTACCTAACAATCCCAGGGTTCCTGGTGTTTGGCCTCTTTTGGGTCATTTCCCACATGGCGTTTGTCATCACAGTGTGGGGttttcacaccaaactcagcgACTGCCAGAGGGTGTGCCTGTCTTCGGGAGTTGGGAACCTGGACAAAGTCATGGCCTCCAAGGGTATGAGGCACTACTGCCTCATCTCTGACCGTCTAGTGAGCTGCACGCTGGTGTCATCTATAGTCCTTGTTGCACTTTCATGGCAGGTAGAGACA GCCTCCAGCAGTATCTTCATGAGCACGTTTCTACTGGTGCTGCCTCTGGAGTCTCTGTTCCATGGGCTTTTCCACGAGCTGGGAAACTGCCTGGGAGGGACCTGTGTGGGCTACGCACTGGTCATCCCCACCAACTACTGCAG TCCAGACGGGCAGCCCCTGCTGCTTCCTCCAGACCAGGTGCAGGAGTTGAACTTGCGTTCCACCGGCATGCTGAACAATGTGCAGCGTTTCTTCGCCCACCACCTCATTGAGCCATTTGGCTGCGACTATTCCACCAGTGGCGTGACTCTGGAGGCCCTGCAGGCCAAGGTCAAATCCTTCATGGAGCTCCGCACTGCTGACGGCCCCCGTTACGACACCTATATTATCTTCTACAGCGGTCACACCCATCGCTCAGGAGAGTGGGCATTGACAG GAGGCGACACTCTTCGCCTGGAGGAGATCGTGGATTGGTGGAGGGAGAAGAACGGCAGGTTCTGTTCCCGCCTCATCCTTGTGCTGGACTGTGAGAACTCCCTGCCATGGGTGAGAGAGGTCAGGAACGTGGAAGGCGTGTACATGGCTGTGCAGGGTGCAGAGCTTGCCCGGGTGACTGACATCGAGCTGCAGGACAGACCCCAGCTCGGGGACTTCACCTCGCAGTGGGTGGAGTATAACTGCAACACCAACAGTGACATCCAGTGGTCTGAGAAGGGCAGGGCAGTCTCCGCCGCCTACGGCATCTCCAAACACTGGAGTGACTACACGCTGCACCTGCCCACAGAGAGTGACGTCACCAAGCACTGGAGGACGTACTTCCCCAGTGTGGCCTCCCCGGTGGTCCAGCTAGCCGTCCAGTCTGAGGGCCCAAACCAGCACGGGCTCTGCAGCGTCTGCTTAAGATGCATCCGGAGAATCAAACTCAACTGGTTCCCACCTGCTATACTGGACACCGGCCAGGGCTTCAAGCTGGTCAGATCTTAG